TGTGGCAGAATTTACTTGTCCATAGATATTAGTATTCTGAATATGCcccttttaaaagaaaaagctctCAACTGCTTGAGAGCAGAGGGCAGCTCAAGGCCGAGcagaagggaattgggcttgtcatcggagggttgccagtttgaatcaaggggctggggtacccctgagcaaggtccTCATTCACTCCATACATCATCAGGAAAGGGCATCTGGTATAAACATCTCCTAAAATTACTGCTTGAGAAAGTCACTTTGGGTTAGGAGTGCAATCTAAAAGGAAGTGGGAAAAGAACAAGTCATTTAATGGCTAACACATTACATCACAGTACACTGACAATAATAGTTAGTGTGTTAATGTATGTTGTTagtgtactgtaatgtaaagtgctactattatatacatatgcagTGTTTATAAGAACCTTTTCAtggaattatttttattttaaaaatctgaTTCATGTCAGTGAGtggaaacagttttattttaaagcacttttcatccacaaagaaacatttaaaagcaacacagaggcaaaattgaaagaaatcaatacaaatactttgcacattttgaaaatacatatatataatgtgtgtgtatatatatatatatatatatatatatagtaaaaagagagtaaataaattattaaattaattataaaattaaaaacgACAACAACCATAGCAATTTCAAAGATATTGGGTTAGAGTGCAGGGTTAGGTTGGTTAGGTTATACTAGGTGCAGGTCCTGTGTTCAGCTGTTCATTTAAAGGTTTCATTAAAATGCCCAAAAAAAATAgtaacttaattttttttatgaataaaatgtataaaaataaggcttttatgaaaacactgattaaaaaacTGCTGACCAACACACAAACCATTCATAATTGTTAAATTAGGCTAAAATAGAAGACtctgggtgagagagagagaatttagGAGCCATAAGAGCTGAATCTTTAAAAAGAGCCGGACTTCCCATCACTATTTTTCCTCCACTTCTTAATAACAGAATCCCTCAATTTTCATATATAATGACCTTCCTTTTGTTGGAAACACATAAACCAGGCCTGACCACAAGCGGTGAAGACTGGCAGCCGTATCTGTAAGCAATGACATGCCTCTGCTCTTCATCATTTGTTTATCAAAAGCACCTCCATCTGGAATCAGTCAGGAAGAGGAGACTCAAGAGAGAAGAAGTGGaaatctgattatttttcaAAAGTTATGCTGGAGGTGATAAAATACATGCGACTCATCACCACGCGGAGCCAAACGTGTTCCAGAGGAACCGACGTTCACTGTGGGGAGCGAGAGATCTTGTGTTGCACCGGATTATCACGGAGGAGCTGGCGTTGTCTGAGGAGTTTTCATCAAAATGCAGGTCAGGCACGAGATGAAGGAACTCCAGAAAATGAGCAAGGAAGTCACTTTCTGCCTGGGGTTTTGTTTTGCTGGGATGTGAAGGACACAGCTGAGCCCAGTAAATCTGTTTTAGTTCTACCTTCCTTGAGTAAAAAGACCAGGCCGTCaagaccaccagagggcgactccactggCAAAAAGAACTCCATTTGAATGATGGTCTATGGAGAAACAAGATtgtacttctcacttgattttgtAACATCAGGAGACATTTCCGTAAGGAGTTAATGGGGCAACAACAATGGTAGAGTTTTCAACCGAACTCTGATATACACGGCTGACTGTTACAACCCCCAATTGAACCAAGTCTAGCGGACTattaagtgtaaaaaaacaaacacatgtacgAGTAACGggtgggagtttttttttgtgcgacCGATGCCTAACTGGCCCTTTTTTTACAatgatacagtatatttgtatgGGCCTTAAAAGACTCCGTCTTGCAAATGTCAAGGGCAATGCCcgatgtgtcttttttttctctgttcaaTCAAAAATGTTCTATACATCCGTGTGTATTCATACCAAGTAACGAAGATAAAATTGAGACTCTTCTTTcgtattttactttattttggaaGAAGGAAACTCCTGCATCTATTGTGTATTAGGACACAATCTAAAATCTCAAGTCATCATTGAGACACTACCCTGTCTCAAACACCTTAAACGTCAATCCTTAAACTTCTAGACCTTGTCTCTTCCCAAATACCCCCAAAATAAACTATTTTGTCAGAAACTTTATCTGTAATCCTAACTCATGAAAGATCCAAAATTCtgtgagcttttattttgtatacatGCCCAGAACAACATTTATTGATTGATAATTTGGATGGTTCTAGATCTCCTCAAAATTATCCTGTAAAGCAAAGAGGGGTAATGTCTTCTGAGGCAGGTGATGGGAAAAATATAGTCTTTGCCTCAGAattgtaacaaatattgtttatttaattggGTCTTATTGGATATTGATTTTCAAGGCGAGAGCACAGAGTTTTTGCCATTAAAACAAGCTGTTTATATGTGTATTTTGTGGCCAAAACACTACTTTTCCGCATGTGTCTTAGGCCACGTCCAGacggcatcgtttcaggaaatatctccgtccACATGGAACCCCCTGAAACTACTCAAAACTGTAGTTgcgctgtaacgttacaccaaaaTCCAGAGACAAAGACGTTGTAAACATTacatataataacagaaacagagacaggatGAACtgagccaggggaaagaaagggaaataatgtctgttgAGAAGAATTTCTGCCAAAGCTGTTTTAAACTTTCAGAAGCTCCGTCACACAAGCAGCTCATTCTGTAAATGTGATGGAATGAGCGTCttccctttttctttgtttcgaTAAGCCATGAAACCTTTTGATGTATCCTTGGAGGTGGAAGGAAAACATGTGTTTCAAAGTGGCGGCCTGTCCTCTTTTGTTTTGCTGACGGATTGTTTTACAGAAGTTGTCTCATTTCCTCGCCAAAGCATGTGCTCCCTCTTTAGTCTGGAGAGAACAGCAGCTCTCTGCGCGCGTACAAAGGATTTTCACACCGGCTGCGATTGGCTTTAACATCCCCATGTGTGAAATCATGTTCATATTTACAAGGTCAATATTTGAGGCTCAATCCATTGATTGGACTTTATCGGAAGATGttgaacattttattgtttcagtACCAGAGttagtacattttaaaagttattttaattCGTTATTAAACTCCGACTCCTGAtccaacattaagaaaaaatcCTCTACCCCACAGTCTTGTAAAAACACGAGCCAGGCCACAAATAACTTTAAAAGAAATTTAGTTTagagtttgaatttgaatatgAATGACGTATGATGTTATAAGATTAGAAAAACATAACTCCAGTTTTTTCCCTGTCAGTTAaaggagttgttgttgtttacccaCAATGACAGGTCaacgcttttccactatacattATGTATATCATACATTGGCCACCATACACCATGCATTATATATCATAGACctggggtgtcaaactcattttagttcaggggtcaCATACAatgcaatttgatctcaagtgggccggaccagtaaaataataacataataacctataaacaacaaggaatgtttccctttgttttacatttaatgaagtgtgACGGCCTGatatttcttgagaaaaattaagtgcaatttcaacaatattgtgCAAAAGTTTACAACAacgtacagatcacagtggaaaGGCACACGACATTTAGTCCCAGGTATCTGAAACTGACAAatatagttttagtttagtagtTTATAGTTTTGTTCTAACACCATACAACAGACACCAAAAACTATACTCTACGCTATGAACACTACACACCATATACTAAACACATGGCAAGAAAACAAAGCTGCATTTAActgatttgataaaaaaaaaaaaaaaaacacctctcaGCCTctacagcaggggtgtcaaactcaaatgacctaggggccaatgagcatctagtctggtcaagagggggccggactagagaaagaaagtgtgtgtgtgtggggggggggggggaaatgttcAGTAGTGGttgggcaataaaaaaaaagatattcatgatgatatttcactgaatttcaaagtaaaagtgctcgTTTCGACAgtaataacatatttatgatgcaaaaaaggggaaataaatctgaaatcaactaaataataatgtggacaacTGTATCTAAAACACTTAACAGGctcttatatacatatatatatttagtattatattctgtctatattctatcacctcactgtgtttaaaggaagaggaggtcacGTTTTCATTATAAAAGGATtttaagtggtgggccgcatgtaatcgattgggggGTACCACATGTGTGTCACGGGCCACCAATTTGACATCTCTGCTGTACATAGTTATTTATCCGCATATCATGAATTCAAAATTTGAATTAACAGCAGTCACACAGATTGTGAAGCAAATTTGTGAATGGAACTATGAAAATTTATTTCAGATTGCTTTTCCTGATCCAAACTCCTCTATGAAACAGACCCAAAGAGAACCCCTCTATGCACTTTCCTTATATGGGCATATACTCTAGCTGTACAGGCTCTGAAGTCTCCGTCCATGCTGCAGGATCTATACATTCTGCAGGTTGTTGTCCTCATCACACGActcactttgttttcctttgtgatCGCAGTAGCAGAACATCGTAACACGAGCTTCCACGTGTCTCCGCACTCACAATTCCACTGCGTTACATCACACGCCGTTTAGAAATTGACATTTATCTCCCAGATGTTCCAAATAGACACTTTCATAATTCGACACTCCTGTTCTATTTGCTTTTATTACCCCGGTCCCGACATTCCTCAAGGAAATAGGTGTGTCTCTGCACAACTGTATCAAGGCCAGAGTATGTCTACCACGTGTGTTTGGCAGTGCAGTGTTACAAATCCCAGCCGTCTGTGAAAGGTCACCAACCAGACGTTTATGGAACCTGACATTTATAtccatataaatatatatatatatatatatatatatatatatatatatatatacagtatatatacagtatatatattgaAGGGAAGTGCAGGATTGCAGCTAACacctggccagagtcccgtgcGTGGCCACCATCCCACTCAGGCTTTGGAAAAGACCCAGAGAAGCGACTGaaaggaagcagaggaggaagcaggCGAGGGAGCTGctggccagagagagagagaggtttcaGGTTGTCGGGAGGAAATGAGGACACTTTGAAAAGCAAGAGAATTTGTCAATTTCCCAGGGGAAAAAAGttaatgaaatcaaattaaaaagatGAGCACAACGTCCCAACGTCAGCTTTTAATTGtgcagttttaaatgtttcagatgaACATGCATCAGGAGAAAAAGTACTCTTTTTCTGTACTTAAAACcacgtgtgtgtgactgtttgtcaTTATAGCAGCATTTAGGTCTCGTATCACCTGGCGCAGGAAATGACTGCTGGATTATGACCGAAAACACGCGTCCATGaaaggtttcagaagtgaattgtactgtttaaaaaaaaatgtcgttCAGCATtatgatgggataaatgcttcttgtcaaTTGCTCCGTCAGTTTTCAGTTGCAGGACACAGCAGGTtaaatcatttctgttcatgaagaccaaacagaggcataAAAATCACCAaagctttaaccctttaacacctaacccaaTGTCCAAAATATCCGTCTggattttttgcttattttataaGCATAAACCCTGAACCCTGAAAATGttctgtgagtaagtgcttttgccaattttttccagaataactttcaatatctggcagttatttacaatttactgcctgttaaaatgaagaaaaacactgtagccTTACAAGAGCaacagattgtgtgtgttaaatttgaaatttgaacagtataaaacatatttacaataatattTTCAGgcctctggtgacaaagacgctgaattgccggcttcctgcaacagcgtgcgtgacattaccgtaataaccacacatagGCTTtaacgtgcaacttctcagctttcaaaaCCCGCTGGATTTTGCCGATAGCACTTGTGCAAAtgggttaaagggttaaaaaaggtttaaataaaatgttaaattagtAAAAGCAAGAAAGGACAGGCTCtgtattgtacttaagtacaaaagtAATACCAAATTCATCAAGTCATGGTCTAGAAATCCAGCCAAATTTAGTTTGAACCAACCAACATTTTTTGCAGTATTTAAAAATAGTACTTATTTAGTACTATAGTAATATATATTTCCAAAACATCAAAATGATCCTTTAAACATTTTTGTAGCCAGATTTCAAGACATTCATTATCCTCCAGAGAAACCCATGTCAACCCTCTTACATCTGCAACACATTGATGGTGCTGATTAATGACACGGATTTCAGTATCTAAAGGACTATATTTCCATTGTTTCACTTCTTTGGTTCGATTTCAGAACACACAAACGCCACAGAGgtggaaaacacacattcaccctccactgtttgttttcacactgttCTCTTTGGCAGAGTTTAACCGGCCTCTTTAGCACAGACGTGTCTGAACGATCAAAAATGTGCTCAACACTGGCCTACGTGGGGCCCCTCTTaattatgatatatattttagtAATGTGCTTTGTGTAATTCATGTCAAGGATATGAGACTCTGAGGCTTCCACATGTGTAAACACAGGAAAAGAGGGgccttttccttctttttcgaGTTTGACCACAGAGCATTTAATAACCAACCTGTTGCCTTTTCAAAATAATGTCTTCATTTATCAGCTTTATATGGAAGAGCACAGCCTGCtggtcacaaaataacattaaGTCCAATGTCCCCGTTAAACTGGTGACCTGGGCCTTAGGGaccctaagcagaatttgatttgggcCCCCCCTTTCCCACCACCTTGGAGTAGCTGGTGCTATTattaacaattattattgttgcaaatgtataataaacaataattctAGTTCTCCAGAACTGgaattgaaaaataacaaaatacaacagcagATTTTGCATTTGCTGTAAACAAAGTGCAAGACTTTACGTCAAACGTCGCAGGATTTGTTTCAATTTACATCTCCTTTTTCTGGAGGTATCACATTTCCTTCATAACATGTGTCCATTAATTTATTCATAGAGCTGAATTGAGGTTGTCAACAAGGCTGAACAATATACCGCCTCAATTGTTGGAAGTAAAACAATTTactggtacccttcccttggggtaccagagtcaCTCGCTTTGCGATTGCTGTAAAGATCCCATAGAAGTCGACACAGTCTGTTAtcacagccacaaaccaagaaGGAAAAAATGGGCAGCTGGATGTCCTTCTTTGTTGtccgttgtgttgttgtctgttgtgtttggaTGTTGTTGCTCATTGTCATCGTACCTATTTCtattaaatgtaaacacattaaatgaaaGTTACATAaaaagaggaacacacacagacccaaaAGTAATGGGTGtttatttgcagaaatgtaaTTCTACTTTTTTAGCCTTAGAATGAGCCTTTAAAACGTACTTAAGGAAAGGTTCTTGCTTTATAAAGGCTGCCATCTTGAGCCTACATTTTTATATGGCAGCCCATATGGACTTGAGTTTTGCCTTTTGAGCAGGAGGTTACTAtgaaaattattttcattatattcCCAATAATCAATTTTATTAAAGACCATGACTACTGCACAAGCACACATTATAAGTATATAGCCGGGATGAAGAGAGAGACTCAtatttgtgtcatgtttttactttttatttaattctctCCTGCAGAAAATGGAGGCTGTATCCCTCCACTTCTCCTATCTACTCATCCCAGTGTTCCAGCTGTGTTTATTGCGCCTGGCCCATGGTGGTGCATTTTATGGACATAAGCAGCCACCTCAACAGCACCAGCCCCTGCCACAGCACAATGATGGGTATCCTCAGCAACAGTTTCTGGGCAACGAGATGCCACTAATGCCATTGTTGCCTCAGTTTGAAAAAGGCCTTCCTCACCTGCCTTTCCAAAAAGGCATAGAAAGGCCACTGACTGAGGGCAAaggtgaggaaaaagaaaaatgtaaaatgaatacTTGATTTATTAAAGTACAAATGTATATGTTTACTGTATACAATAGGAAATGACCACTTTCACCATTTTTACAATCATTTCACACAAAGTGTGAAATACAACtcatttcacactttcacagcaAATTCATGTAATTAACATACGCTCACAAAGCTTgatatgaataacaaacaaatatcaGATCAGattgatttagtttttcatAATCAGTGTTCATTGATTTATTGAGTCAATGTTCATCCATGTTTCCTTTTTCCAGGACAAACATTTCCCAGAGGGGCTAAAGGACCACCTCCTTCTGTTCCTGGTGGAGAGGGACCACGAGGAATTCAGGGTCCCCCTGGACCAATAGGACCACAAGGGCCTGCTGGACCGCCAGGCCAGGGATTGCCAGGGTTACCAGGAAAGCCAGGGCCTCCTGGTCCTCAGGGTTATTCTGGAATAGGAAAACCTGGCGTGCCAGGATTACCAGGAAAACCAGGAGGACCAGGATTGCCTGGACAAAAAGGTGACCTGGGCCCTCATGGTGGTGAAGGACCAACTGGACTTCCTGGGCCGGCAGGGCTTCCAGGTCCACCTGGACTCCCTGCGATATCCAGAGTAGGAGGACAAGGGTTCCCAGGTCAGCAAGGGCCTCCAGGGGAGCCTGGTCAAAAGGGCCCACTTGGGCAACCTGGTCCCACAGGCTCTAAGGGGGAAAAGGGATTAGGTCTACCTGGTTTGCCAGGTTTGAAAGGACCTGTTGGACCACCAGGTCCACGTGGACAAGTGGGCAACCCTGGCATTGGTAAACCTGGTCTCAATGGTCTACCTGGACAACCAGGAATACCAGGCAAGCCAGGTCCTCCTGGAGAGCTAGGACAGGCAGGACCACCTGGGGAACCTGGCCAGCCAGGACCAGCAGGCTTGCAAGGCATTGGAAAACCAGGACAAGATGGTTTTAGAGGTCAACCGGGGCACCCAGGAGGTAAAGGAGAACCAGGTCCCCATGGTTTACCAGGGAGTCCAGGGTTGCCAGGCTATGGCAAACCAGGTTTTCCTGGACCTAAGGGTCACAAGGGACATGCTGGTCTTCCTGGATTTCCAGGTCCTAAAGGTGATAAAGGTCATGGAGGGCCTCAGGGGGTCATTGGTCCTAGTGGGCTTAGTGGTATGCCCGGCCCACCAGGTCCAATTGGGCTTCCTGGTAGTCTTGGCTTCCCAGGGCAAAAGGGAGATGATGGTGTTATGGGACTGAGAGGAAATCCTGGAATTAAAGGTGAATTAGGGCCTTCAGGTCTTCCAGGACAACCTGGTAGATCAGGGGAGGCAGGGCAACAAGGAGCAAGAGGTTTACAAGGCCCTATTGGACCAAAAGGAGAAGCTGGTATGAGAGGTT
This genomic interval from Solea solea chromosome 2, fSolSol10.1, whole genome shotgun sequence contains the following:
- the LOC131441975 gene encoding collagen alpha-1(VIII) chain-like, which encodes MEAVSLHFSYLLIPVFQLCLLRLAHGGAFYGHKQPPQQHQPLPQHNDGYPQQQFLGNEMPLMPLLPQFEKGLPHLPFQKGIERPLTEGKGQTFPRGAKGPPPSVPGGEGPRGIQGPPGPIGPQGPAGPPGQGLPGLPGKPGPPGPQGYSGIGKPGVPGLPGKPGGPGLPGQKGDLGPHGGEGPTGLPGPAGLPGPPGLPAISRVGGQGFPGQQGPPGEPGQKGPLGQPGPTGSKGEKGLGLPGLPGLKGPVGPPGPRGQVGNPGIGKPGLNGLPGQPGIPGKPGPPGELGQAGPPGEPGQPGPAGLQGIGKPGQDGFRGQPGHPGGKGEPGPHGLPGSPGLPGYGKPGFPGPKGHKGHAGLPGFPGPKGDKGHGGPQGVIGPSGLSGMPGPPGPIGLPGSLGFPGQKGDDGVMGLRGNPGIKGELGPSGLPGQPGRSGEAGQQGARGLQGPIGPKGEAGMRGLPGAHGAGGLTGSKGDAGKSGETGQQGPQGIPGLTGPGGPLGPPGLPGQKGELGMPGNPGYPGDGKPGPHGHIGPQGNPGPSGPPGLPGQPGQPGLPGPPGPPAVSPDLGQILPVTGPYSGQRQSYKKQKNGGEIGGNGVEMPSFTAKLTNPFPLVGSPVIFDKLLHNGNQDYNPQTGIFTCSIPGVYYFAYHVHCKGSNVWVALMKNNEPVMYTYDEYTKGLLDQASGSAVLPLRQGDTVHMQLPSDQAAGLYAGQYVHSTFSGYLLYTM